Proteins encoded together in one Epinephelus lanceolatus isolate andai-2023 chromosome 4, ASM4190304v1, whole genome shotgun sequence window:
- the LOC117260283 gene encoding olfactory receptor 52E8-like → MINTSITTIKDFVILGFPGLDPAYYGPVSTLLFLTYLAILVGNIFILVFVGVEKHLYKPTYLIFCHLAMNDLLFGTVTLPRMISRYWWDDKIIPFGACFTQMYFVHSLGAIHSLLLLIMAVDRFIAVCFPLKYPVLITNNIISIACWVSWIGTFLRMMGLVLHALTLPYCNSNIIMQCYCDNPSITNLACGGDVTSVKTVAVGFAMFSLLLPLSFIIFSYIFIFVIVSKMQNTEGRYKTLSTCTPQLFISCLYYLPRCFVYLAHATGFSFSVDIRILLILLYSLLPCAVNPIIYCFKTKDIKDILMKRLRNVRVGIK, encoded by the coding sequence ATGATTAATACGAGCATAACAACAATCAAAGATTTTGTAATACTTGGATTCCCAGGACTTGACCCCGCGTATTATGGACCTGTATCTACTCTTCTTTTCCTCACCTACTTGGCTATTcttgttggaaacatttttattttagtttttgttgggGTTGAGAAGCATCTTTATAAGCCAACATATCTGATCTTCTGTCATCTGGCAATGAATGATTTGTTATTTGGGACAGTGACATTACCAAGAATGATATCCAGATATTGGTGGGATGACAAGATCATACCTTTTGGTGCCTGCTTCACTCAGATGTATTTTGTTCATTCCTTGGGAGCGATTCATTCTCTCCTGCTGCTGATTATGGCTGTTGATCGTTTCATTGCagtttgttttcctttaaaatATCCTGTTCTAATTACAAACAACATTATTTCTATAGCTTGCTGGGTGTCATGGATCGGGACATTTCTCAGGATGATGGGACTTGTGCTTCATGCCCTAACCTTGCCTTACTGTAACTCTAATATCATCATGCAGTGTTATTGTGACAACCCTTCAATTACAAACCTGGCGTGTGGTGGAGATGTAACATCTGTAAAGACTGTTGCGGTTGGTTTTGCAATGTTTAGTCTCTTGCTTCCACTTTCATTCATAATTTTTTCCTatattttcatctttgtcattgtttcaaaaatgcaaaacactgAGGGACGATACAAAACCTTATCAACTTGTACACCACAGTTATTCATTTCTTGTCTGTATTACCTGCCGAggtgttttgtttatttagctCACGCTACAGGGTTCTCTTTCAGCGTGGACATCCGCATTTTATTGATACTGTTGTACAGTCTTCTTCCTTGTGCGGTAAATCCAATCATATATTGCTTTAAAACCAAAGATATCAAAGATATTTTAATGAAGAGATTGAGAAATGTTAGAGTTGGAATCAAGTAA